From the genome of Vibrio navarrensis, one region includes:
- a CDS encoding DNA cytosine methyltransferase: METGEILVIDLFAGPGGLGEGVSSCVHENGNKPFQIGMSVEKEPSAHRTLTTRAFYRKINELENGLESYNAYLNGEITRNELFERFPNEAQEAKQETLFAPHALGEHNNDIHKRIRELVAAHGNRPKVVIGGPPCQAYSLAGRSRNAGIVDYKAEKDDRHFLYKEYLKVISIAQPDVFVMENVRGILSAKVDGEIMFPRILKDLKTPGRVTKIASPRYKVFSLVVEAENPNDPTYEDSSDYLIRSEDYGVPQARHRVILLGVREDIERVPGTLIPREQQTTVEQVIADLPALRSGFSKREDNGKDWEKEVSKNATRVKKLLTKQFADAAGLDLKPLKNLPRSASLPVNHPVLMPDHLVEWYRHNAPTCVLNHETRGHMDSDLLRYAYSAAFTILSEGVSPKARDFPADLAPAHENWHSGAHADRFRTQAANKCSTTVTSHISKDGHYFIHYDPKQCRSLTVREAARLQTFPDNYLFEGNRTQQYVQVGNAVPPYLAQQIGKVVMELLSQSE; the protein is encoded by the coding sequence ATGGAAACTGGTGAAATCCTCGTAATTGACTTGTTCGCTGGCCCTGGTGGGTTAGGTGAAGGTGTGTCTTCTTGTGTACATGAAAATGGCAATAAGCCCTTTCAAATTGGCATGTCTGTAGAAAAAGAACCTTCCGCTCATAGAACGCTTACAACACGAGCTTTTTACCGAAAAATCAACGAACTAGAGAATGGTCTAGAAAGTTATAACGCTTATTTAAACGGTGAAATTACACGAAACGAATTGTTTGAGCGTTTCCCTAACGAGGCGCAGGAAGCAAAACAAGAAACCTTATTTGCTCCACACGCATTAGGTGAACACAACAATGATATTCACAAACGCATTCGTGAACTTGTCGCTGCTCATGGCAACCGTCCTAAAGTTGTTATTGGTGGCCCTCCTTGCCAAGCATATTCACTAGCAGGGCGTTCTCGCAACGCAGGCATTGTGGATTACAAAGCAGAAAAAGATGATCGCCACTTCCTGTACAAAGAGTATTTAAAGGTTATTTCTATTGCCCAGCCTGACGTTTTCGTAATGGAGAACGTACGCGGTATATTGTCTGCGAAAGTTGATGGCGAAATAATGTTTCCTCGCATTTTGAAAGACTTAAAAACGCCTGGTCGAGTGACAAAAATCGCTAGCCCTAGATACAAGGTGTTTTCGTTGGTTGTGGAAGCTGAAAACCCGAACGATCCAACATATGAAGACTCAAGTGACTATCTGATTAGGTCAGAAGACTATGGCGTACCTCAAGCTCGCCACCGTGTTATTTTACTTGGTGTTCGTGAAGATATTGAACGAGTGCCAGGAACGTTGATACCACGTGAACAACAAACCACAGTCGAACAAGTAATCGCTGATTTACCTGCATTAAGAAGTGGTTTTTCTAAGCGTGAAGACAACGGAAAAGACTGGGAGAAAGAAGTCTCCAAGAATGCTACGCGTGTGAAGAAGCTGCTTACAAAGCAATTTGCTGATGCAGCAGGTTTAGACTTAAAACCGCTAAAGAACTTACCAAGAAGCGCCTCTCTGCCAGTTAATCACCCTGTTTTGATGCCTGATCATTTAGTTGAGTGGTATAGACATAATGCACCAACGTGCGTGCTAAACCATGAAACGCGCGGGCATATGGATAGCGATTTACTTCGCTATGCATACAGCGCTGCGTTTACCATTCTTAGTGAAGGAGTGTCACCAAAGGCTCGTGATTTTCCTGCTGATTTAGCACCTGCGCATGAAAACTGGCACAGTGGCGCACATGCCGACCGTTTCAGAACGCAAGCAGCAAACAAGTGTTCAACAACCGTAACCAGCCATATCTCGAAAGATGGCCATTACTTCATTCACTATGATCCAAAGCAATGCCGCAGCTTAACTGTGCGTGAAGCAGCTCGTTTACAAACATTTCCAGACAACTACTTGTTTGAAGGCAATAGAACACAACAGTATGTGCAGGTAGGAAATGCTGTGCCACCATATTTGGCACAGCAGATAGGGAAAGTGGTGATGGAATTACTTAGTCAAAGCGAATAA